A region from the Candidatus Reconcilbacillus cellulovorans genome encodes:
- a CDS encoding uroporphyrinogen decarboxylase, with protein sequence MLRAKESHPVSASEFNDTFLKACRREPTDYAPVWFMRQAGRYDPEYRRLKERYSLMDICRNPELAAEVTAMPVRKLGVDAAILYSDIMNPVSALGVAFTIVKDVGPVVHRPVRTADDVRRLRPFSIDGDLERVLDTIRILDRELRVPLIGFAGAPFTIASYLVEGRPTRQYLRTKAMMYGAPDVWRELLDKLADMAAGYLRAQLECGADAVQLFDSWAGALSPADFRAYVLPAVRKIFDHLADCPQPKIYYPGVGSGELLPELRGLKCDVVSVDWRVSIREARRRTGGGFAVQGNLDPAVLLAPLAVVERTAASIIDEGLEEPGFVFNLGHGLFPEAPFERVRELVAFVHEYSRKKAGAPRISGLRQDVVAVKPTREVAG encoded by the coding sequence ATGCTCCGTGCGAAGGAGAGCCATCCGGTGAGCGCATCCGAATTCAACGACACGTTTCTGAAGGCGTGCCGGCGCGAGCCGACGGATTACGCGCCCGTCTGGTTCATGCGGCAAGCCGGGCGGTACGACCCGGAATACCGGCGTCTGAAAGAAAGATACAGTTTGATGGACATTTGCCGCAACCCCGAGCTTGCGGCCGAGGTGACGGCGATGCCGGTCCGCAAGCTCGGCGTGGACGCGGCGATTTTGTATTCCGATATCATGAATCCGGTTTCCGCGCTGGGCGTCGCGTTTACGATCGTCAAAGACGTCGGCCCGGTCGTTCACCGGCCGGTGCGGACGGCGGACGACGTGCGGCGGTTGAGGCCGTTTTCGATCGACGGAGATCTGGAGCGGGTGCTGGATACGATTCGGATTCTCGACCGCGAGCTGCGCGTGCCGCTGATCGGGTTTGCGGGCGCGCCGTTTACGATCGCGAGTTACCTCGTCGAGGGCCGGCCGACGCGGCAATACTTGCGGACGAAGGCGATGATGTACGGAGCTCCGGACGTTTGGCGCGAACTGTTGGACAAGCTGGCCGACATGGCGGCGGGTTACCTGCGCGCACAACTGGAATGCGGCGCCGACGCCGTCCAGCTGTTCGACAGCTGGGCGGGCGCGTTGTCGCCGGCCGATTTTCGCGCATACGTTTTGCCGGCGGTGAGGAAAATTTTCGACCACCTCGCCGACTGCCCGCAGCCGAAAATTTATTATCCCGGTGTCGGTTCCGGCGAGCTTTTACCTGAGCTGCGCGGCCTCAAGTGCGACGTCGTGTCGGTCGACTGGCGCGTGTCGATCCGGGAGGCGCGGCGGCGGACGGGCGGCGGGTTTGCGGTGCAGGGCAACCTAGATCCGGCGGTGCTGCTTGCGCCTCTGGCGGTCGTCGAGCGGACGGCGGCGTCGATTATCGACGAAGGGTTGGAGGAACCGGGATTCGTGTTCAATCTCGGCCACGGTCTGTTTCCCGAGGCTCCTTTCGAACGCGTGCGCGAACTGGTCGCGTTCGTGCATGAGTATTCGCGGAAAAAAGCGGGCGCGCCCCGCATATCCGGATTACGGCAGGACGTTGTCGCGGTGAAACCGACGCGGGAGGTGGCGGGATGA
- a CDS encoding DNA starvation/stationary phase protection protein yields MSDKLTENLNRHLANWLVFAMKLRHCHWYVTGPHFFTLHAKFGELYAEADRYADEVAERILALGGRPVSTMQACLSQAVVAEAVQGWTAEAMVGAVLEDLRQLALEMRQLAGEAEGAGDVTTHDLVASMLNRTEKEMWMLGAFLGR; encoded by the coding sequence ATGTCCGACAAACTGACGGAAAATTTGAACCGCCACCTGGCGAACTGGCTCGTGTTCGCGATGAAGCTGCGCCATTGCCATTGGTATGTCACCGGGCCGCACTTTTTCACGTTGCATGCGAAATTCGGCGAGCTGTACGCGGAGGCCGACCGTTATGCCGACGAGGTAGCGGAACGCATCCTCGCGCTGGGCGGCCGCCCGGTGTCGACGATGCAGGCGTGCCTCTCGCAGGCGGTCGTCGCGGAAGCGGTGCAGGGCTGGACCGCCGAGGCGATGGTCGGCGCGGTGCTGGAAGATTTGCGCCAGCTGGCGCTGGAGATGCGCCAGCTGGCGGGCGAAGCCGAGGGCGCCGGCGACGTGACGACGCACGATCTCGTCGCATCGATGCTCAACCGGACGGAAAAAGAAATGTGGATGCTTGGCGCGTTTCTCGGCCGTTGA
- a CDS encoding delta-aminolevulinic acid dehydratase has translation MFPVVRLRRLRSSAAIRDLVRETELTARDLIYPLFVTEGSGVKEPVESMPGVFHWSVDRLEEEIGEIVELGIRAVMLFGVPGRKDDVGSAAWDPEGVVQRAIRHIKRMAPDLLVVADTCLCQYTDHGHCGVVRPVRGRPERLDVANDESLELLAKTAVSQAEAGADVVAPSNMMDGYVLAIRRALDVAGFEHIPIMAYSVKYASAFYGPFREAAHSAPAFGDRRTYQMDPANVREALREAREDVLEGADFLMVKPALAYLDVVRLLRDTFDLPIVAYNVSGEYAMVKAAAARGWLDERAVVVEMLTGMKRAGADIILTYHAKDVVKWIR, from the coding sequence ATGTTTCCGGTCGTCCGCCTTCGCCGGCTCCGGTCCTCGGCGGCGATACGCGATTTGGTGAGGGAAACGGAACTCACGGCGCGGGATCTGATTTACCCACTGTTCGTGACTGAGGGTTCCGGCGTGAAGGAGCCGGTCGAGTCGATGCCGGGCGTGTTTCACTGGTCGGTTGACCGATTGGAGGAAGAAATTGGTGAAATCGTCGAACTCGGCATCCGCGCCGTCATGCTGTTCGGCGTGCCGGGGCGTAAAGACGACGTCGGTTCAGCCGCTTGGGACCCGGAAGGCGTCGTCCAGCGCGCGATCCGGCACATCAAACGAATGGCGCCGGATTTGCTCGTCGTTGCGGACACCTGCCTTTGCCAGTACACCGATCACGGCCATTGCGGCGTCGTACGGCCGGTGCGCGGTCGTCCGGAGCGGCTTGACGTCGCCAACGACGAATCGCTGGAGCTGCTCGCCAAGACGGCGGTATCTCAGGCGGAAGCCGGCGCGGACGTCGTCGCGCCGTCCAACATGATGGACGGATACGTCCTCGCCATCCGTCGCGCGTTAGACGTCGCCGGGTTCGAACACATTCCGATCATGGCCTACTCGGTGAAATACGCCTCGGCGTTTTACGGCCCGTTCCGGGAGGCTGCACATTCCGCTCCGGCATTTGGTGACCGAAGGACGTATCAAATGGACCCTGCGAACGTCCGGGAGGCATTGCGCGAGGCGCGCGAGGACGTCTTGGAAGGCGCCGATTTTCTGATGGTCAAGCCTGCGCTAGCGTATCTGGACGTCGTCCGTCTGTTGAGGGACACTTTCGATTTGCCGATCGTCGCCTACAACGTCAGCGGCGAGTACGCCATGGTCAAGGCGGCGGCGGCGCGCGGTTGGCTCGACGAGCGCGCGGTCGTTGTCGAAATGCTGACCGGCATGAAGCGCGCGGGCGCGGACATCATTTTGACGTACCATGCTAAAGATGTGGTAAAATGGATTCGATGA
- a CDS encoding uroporphyrinogen-III C-methyltransferase, with translation MASGIGKVYLVGAGPGDAKLLTIRGLEALRKADAVVYDRLVNPRLLRYAKPEADKIFVGKEKDNHILNQDEINRLLVELAKAGKTVVRLKGGDPAVFGRLGEEAVHLVDNGVPFEIVPGVSSATAVPAYAGIPVTHREYASSLSIVAGHEFPNKTYPQADFAKLAEASGTLVFLMGVSNLGTICAELRRAGKPPDFPMALIRWGTWMEQTTLTGTLADIERKAREAEFGPPAVIVAGEVVRLRDRLAWFEQKPLFGLRVLITRDRGQSDELADRIDELGGEPVECPMIRIRPTRDPARLARLDAAIDRLDEFDWIMFTSANGVEHFFRRMRERSADVRRLARARIAVVGEKTAAALADSGLKADVVPDQYEAERLLEVIRGLARAGERALLPRGDIAREMLPDGLRAIGLEVEEVVVYENVPAEESAEAVRMLSEGAIHAVVFTSSSTVRNFVRALRDGGVTDVASFLMRTAVVCIGPVTAGTAEEEGMRVTRVARRSTVDGLIEALVDVARERRKAE, from the coding sequence GTGGCGTCGGGAATCGGAAAAGTGTACCTGGTCGGCGCCGGGCCGGGAGACGCCAAACTTTTGACGATCCGCGGACTGGAGGCGCTGCGGAAAGCCGACGCGGTCGTTTACGACCGGCTCGTCAATCCGCGCTTGTTGCGTTACGCGAAGCCGGAGGCGGATAAAATTTTTGTTGGAAAAGAAAAAGATAACCATATTTTGAATCAAGATGAAATCAATCGGCTGCTCGTCGAACTGGCGAAAGCGGGTAAGACGGTCGTCCGCCTGAAAGGCGGCGATCCGGCGGTGTTCGGCAGACTCGGCGAAGAAGCGGTCCATCTCGTCGACAACGGCGTTCCGTTCGAAATTGTGCCCGGTGTTTCGTCGGCGACGGCCGTGCCCGCTTACGCCGGTATTCCGGTGACGCATCGGGAATACGCTTCGTCGCTTTCGATCGTCGCCGGACACGAGTTTCCGAACAAAACGTATCCGCAGGCCGATTTCGCTAAACTGGCAGAAGCGTCGGGAACGCTCGTGTTTCTGATGGGCGTTTCGAACCTCGGCACGATTTGCGCCGAACTGCGCCGCGCGGGCAAGCCGCCGGATTTTCCGATGGCGCTGATCCGCTGGGGAACGTGGATGGAACAAACGACACTTACGGGGACGTTGGCCGACATTGAGCGAAAAGCGCGTGAGGCGGAATTCGGCCCGCCGGCCGTGATCGTCGCCGGGGAGGTCGTCCGCTTGCGCGACAGGCTGGCGTGGTTCGAACAGAAGCCTCTGTTCGGCCTGCGCGTGCTGATCACGCGCGACCGCGGGCAGTCGGACGAACTGGCGGACCGGATCGACGAACTCGGCGGCGAACCGGTCGAATGCCCGATGATCCGCATTCGGCCGACGCGCGACCCCGCCCGACTGGCGCGGCTCGACGCGGCGATCGACCGGTTGGACGAATTCGATTGGATAATGTTTACAAGCGCTAACGGCGTGGAACACTTTTTCCGCCGGATGCGCGAACGGTCGGCGGACGTCCGTCGGCTCGCGCGCGCCCGGATCGCGGTCGTTGGCGAAAAGACGGCAGCGGCCTTGGCGGACAGCGGATTGAAGGCCGACGTCGTGCCGGATCAATACGAGGCGGAACGCCTTCTTGAAGTCATACGCGGGCTGGCGCGGGCCGGGGAACGCGCCCTTCTGCCGCGCGGCGACATTGCCCGGGAAATGTTGCCCGACGGTTTAAGGGCGATCGGGCTGGAAGTCGAGGAAGTCGTCGTCTATGAAAACGTTCCCGCCGAAGAAAGCGCCGAGGCCGTGCGGATGCTGTCGGAAGGGGCGATTCACGCCGTAGTGTTCACCAGTTCGTCGACCGTGCGCAATTTCGTCCGCGCGCTTCGCGACGGGGGCGTGACGGACGTCGCTTCGTTTCTGATGCGGACGGCCGTCGTCTGCATCGGCCCGGTGACGGCCGGCACGGCTGAGGAGGAAGGGATGCGCGTGACGCGCGTGGCCCGGCGGTCGACGGTCGATGGATTGATCGAGGCGCTCGTCGATGTGGCGCGCGAACGGCGGAAAGCCGAATGA
- a CDS encoding hydroxymethylbilane synthase, with protein sequence MRTIVVGSRRSALAMTQTRQVIARLEAAAASDGASARPAFVIREIVTKGDRISDRPLTDIGGKALFVKEIEQALLAGEIDFAVHSMKDMPSDLPDGLVIAAVPEREDPRDCLVSASGLDLERLPSGSRIGTSSLRRALQLKAFRPDLEVGFLRGNLDTRLRKLEAGEFDAVVVAAAGMHRMGWAHRITQYLDYNVCLPHIGQGALAIECRADDAETMAMLATIHHEPTAKAVSAERAFMARLGGGCETPLGAYARLENGRVVLEGFVASPDGSVFLRERAEGGDPETVGAELADRLLMRGAGRLSSAPDVGSRPPKG encoded by the coding sequence GAGCGTCGGCGCGACCGGCTTTCGTAATTCGGGAAATCGTAACGAAAGGCGACCGCATTTCCGACCGGCCGCTCACCGACATCGGGGGCAAGGCGCTGTTCGTCAAGGAGATCGAGCAGGCTCTGCTTGCGGGCGAAATCGATTTCGCCGTTCACAGCATGAAAGATATGCCGTCCGACCTACCGGACGGACTCGTGATCGCAGCCGTGCCGGAACGGGAAGACCCGCGCGACTGTCTCGTTTCGGCAAGCGGTCTCGATCTGGAACGATTGCCTTCTGGATCTAGGATCGGGACAAGCAGTCTGCGGCGTGCCCTGCAACTGAAAGCGTTTCGGCCCGATCTGGAAGTCGGGTTTCTCCGGGGAAACCTCGATACCCGGTTGCGTAAACTGGAGGCCGGCGAGTTCGATGCCGTCGTCGTGGCGGCCGCCGGCATGCATCGGATGGGATGGGCGCACCGAATTACCCAATATCTTGATTACAACGTCTGTTTGCCGCACATCGGCCAAGGAGCGCTCGCGATCGAGTGTCGCGCCGACGATGCGGAGACGATGGCGATGCTGGCGACGATCCATCATGAGCCGACGGCAAAGGCGGTTTCGGCCGAACGTGCGTTTATGGCGCGGCTCGGCGGCGGCTGCGAGACGCCGCTCGGTGCGTATGCAAGGCTGGAGAACGGCCGTGTGGTGCTGGAAGGGTTTGTTGCGTCGCCGGACGGTTCGGTATTTTTACGCGAACGCGCGGAAGGCGGCGATCCTGAGACGGTCGGAGCCGAACTTGCCGATCGGTTGCTTATGCGCGGCGCCGGGCGGCTGTCGTCCGCCCCGGACGTCGGATCTCGGCCGCCGAAGGGGTGA